Within the Miscanthus floridulus cultivar M001 chromosome 17, ASM1932011v1, whole genome shotgun sequence genome, the region GACGCAGTAGCAGCATGTGATGGGCGAGCACCGAGCACGTGAGTGAGATATTTTTGAGAGAGATACGAAGACGCAGAGAAGCAAAGCCGGAAAAGCGGTGTATGGGCGGATGGACGCCCGCTCCTGAGGTCTCGTAGGGGTATTAGTGCCGGAGATGCTCTAACTTCGCATCAATTACAGCGTGCAAGTTACACGTCCAGGCGAGACGTGACGCTGACACACATTTGTTGACCTCAATTGTGGACACGCATAGCACAGGCAAATTACATTTTTGCACTTCGGCGTTCAGTGACGCTGACACATATTTGTGTTCACCTGAGTCAATTGTGAGTTGTGGACACGCGTAGCACAGGCAACTTACATTATTCTAGCACCTCAGCGTTCAGTGGAAAGCGATGAAGCTCACGATGGCGTCAATCAGCTCCTGCGTCCGCTCTCCTGTGCTGGGGTCCATGTCAACGGCGAACTTGTTGAGGTAGAATGCATGGCCCATGCCACGGTTGAGCAGCAGCTCCACCTCCTTACCGGCGGCACGCAGCGCGTCGCAGTACTCGAGGTTTGTGTCGCGGACCAGGTCGTTCTCGGCGACGGCCACCAGCATCGGCGGGAGCGGCACGGACTCGAGGGGCGGCGCCTGCGGACCCATGGGGCACGTGAAGGGGTGCTCCTTGGTGGCGCCAACCGGCAGCGCCATGGCGTTGCACTTGTCCAGCATGTCCAGCGTGAAGAACACCGAGTCCCCCACCTCCAGCTCCGACCGGCTCCTTGTTGCGCGCATGAATCCTGGTTGGATCAGAACGCAACCGGCGACGCGCAGGGGCGCCCAGATGCCAGCGCCGTCCTGGCCTACACGCGCGGCGGCGAAGTGGCTGATGTTAGCGCCAGAGCTGTCGCCGACGAGGAACACCCGGGAGACGTCAGCGGCCTCACGGAGGAGCTTAGCTGCCCTGTCAGCAAGAGCTCTGTCCTCTGACAGCGCGATGGAGCGGAGCCGGCGGAGCGCGGCGACGCCCGTGTCGATGTGCGCAGGCAGGCGGCGCTCGGGCGCGAGCGGGAGCTCAACGGATACGACCACGGCGGGGACGGCGCACGCGAGACGCGAGTAGAAGTGGTGGTACATGACCCAGGACGGGTGGGAGAAGCAGAAGCCACCGCCGTGGAGGTGCACGATGACGGGCAGGCGCCCGCCCTCGCGGTCGCCGACGTCGACCTCGGGGAGGTAGATCCGGAAACTGGGCTCCCCAGGGAGGTCGTGCAGCGTGTGCCCGTCGCGGGGCACGGCGTACGGCGCCACGGGCTGCATCATCGGGAGGACCTCGGGTGGGCCGGTCCACGTGCGGTCGACGCTGCCGTCGTCCAGCACGCGCAGCCAGCCGGACACCTCGTCCACCACCTTGCGGCCACCCGGCGCCGCTTGCACCTGCGGCTGCGACTCGGTGACAGCGGCATTGGCCATTACTGTTGCCGCAGGCCCGCTGCTGGTGCAATCTCTCCACTGGCACTAGGGCACGCGCAAGTGCGCGTGGCGTTGTATGAGGGAGGTGGAGATGGACGCGGGAGGGGCAGCAGAGCTTTCAGGCTTTATATAGGCAAGCGGCAACGAAGGGTGGTTGTGGCCTTGCCTGAGTATCACGGCAGGCTGGCAGAGCGCAAGTCTGTTTCAGGCAGACAGTGTGAACGAAAAACGAAATGGTGAAAGACTCTCCCGTAGTCTGCCCGCTTGGTGCAACTCAGAAACACGTTGGGACCGTAAAGCAGACTTGGGAAACAGCGTGAGTGGTTGACGCCACTCACCACTCAGGGAAACGACGAATTGGGCTACACCTTTTTAAGTCAAGTCATCACATGTGGGACATGACAGTAGAAAAAAATCTATGAAAAAATTCTTTCAATGTCATCAAAATGTATACTCTTcctttatattatatatatatatatatatatatatatatatatatatatatatatatatatatatatatatatatatatatatatatatatatatatatatatatatagaaaattaTAGTTTCCTTCGCAGCCATCTGTTTTAATTTTAT harbors:
- the LOC136516707 gene encoding carboxylesterase 15-like, which codes for MANAAVTESQPQVQAAPGGRKVVDEVSGWLRVLDDGSVDRTWTGPPEVLPMMQPVAPYAVPRDGHTLHDLPGEPSFRIYLPEVDVGDREGGRLPVIVHLHGGGFCFSHPSWVMYHHFYSRLACAVPAVVVSVELPLAPERRLPAHIDTGVAALRRLRSIALSEDRALADRAAKLLREAADVSRVFLVGDSSGANISHFAAARVGQDGAGIWAPLRVAGCVLIQPGFMRATRSRSELEVGDSVFFTLDMLDKCNAMALPVGATKEHPFTCPMGPQAPPLESVPLPPMLVAVAENDLVRDTNLEYCDALRAAGKEVELLLNRGMGHAFYLNKFAVDMDPSTGERTQELIDAIVSFIAFH